A stretch of Bifidobacterium sp. ESL0704 DNA encodes these proteins:
- a CDS encoding amino acid permease, translated as MSAQTDHTENTPSTSASSSASRATTGKAASQSTTAGVNTAATHPIPPIGNKGKSGGVQRNLKTRHVSMIALGGCIGTGLFMTSGSTISKAGPGGGLVAYIAMGIMVYFLMTSLGELATNQPVSGSFATYNAKYVDPALGFAMGWNYWFNWAITVAVDISTAALLIQYWLPNTPGWIWSLIVLVVIFLINALTVSAFGETEYWLSLIKVVTVIVFLVLGFAMIFGIMFHPAVGFGNFTYKDAPFVGGFPAILSVFLIAGFSFQGTELIGVTAGESADPEHAVPKAINSVFWRILLFYVLSIFVIAALIPYTSPNLLSAADGNIAMSPFTLVFKRAGLAFAASLMNAIVLTAVLSAANSGMYASTRMLYSLADDGYAPKFFSRTTKHGIPLAALIVTTIISLATFAASIFGQKIYMWLVAASGLTGFIAWVGIAISHFRFRRAFIKQGHQLSELKYHAKLFPLGPIIALILCIVVIGGQNIDAFVHWDWQQIGITYIGLPLVLILYIGYKIKYHTHIIPLDEVDVSPTEISKEHKKTAI; from the coding sequence ATGTCGGCACAAACCGACCATACCGAAAACACGCCCAGCACATCAGCGTCGTCTTCGGCGAGCAGGGCAACGACAGGCAAAGCGGCAAGTCAATCAACCACAGCCGGAGTCAACACCGCGGCGACACATCCCATCCCGCCGATCGGCAACAAGGGCAAGTCGGGAGGCGTGCAGCGCAACCTCAAGACTCGTCACGTCTCGATGATCGCGCTCGGCGGCTGCATCGGCACCGGCCTGTTCATGACCTCGGGCTCCACCATCTCCAAGGCCGGCCCCGGCGGCGGACTGGTGGCCTATATCGCCATGGGCATCATGGTCTACTTCCTGATGACGAGCCTCGGCGAGCTCGCGACCAACCAGCCGGTCTCGGGTTCCTTCGCCACCTACAACGCCAAATACGTCGACCCGGCGCTCGGATTCGCCATGGGCTGGAACTATTGGTTCAACTGGGCCATCACCGTCGCCGTCGACATCTCCACCGCGGCCCTCCTGATCCAATATTGGCTGCCGAACACCCCGGGCTGGATATGGAGCCTCATCGTATTGGTGGTCATCTTCCTGATCAACGCCCTGACCGTCTCCGCATTCGGCGAGACGGAGTATTGGTTGTCGCTGATCAAGGTCGTCACCGTCATCGTCTTCCTCGTGCTCGGTTTCGCCATGATTTTCGGTATCATGTTCCATCCGGCAGTCGGCTTCGGCAACTTCACCTACAAGGACGCCCCGTTCGTCGGCGGTTTCCCGGCTATCCTCAGCGTCTTCCTCATCGCCGGCTTCTCGTTCCAGGGCACGGAACTCATCGGCGTGACCGCAGGCGAGTCGGCGGACCCGGAGCATGCGGTGCCCAAGGCCATCAACAGCGTCTTCTGGCGCATCCTGCTCTTCTATGTCCTCTCGATCTTCGTGATCGCCGCGCTCATCCCCTACACCAGTCCGAACCTGCTTTCGGCGGCCGACGGCAACATCGCGATGTCCCCCTTCACGTTGGTCTTCAAGCGGGCTGGCCTCGCTTTCGCCGCAAGCCTGATGAACGCGATCGTACTGACCGCAGTGCTTTCGGCGGCCAACTCGGGCATGTACGCCTCGACCCGCATGCTCTACTCGCTGGCCGATGACGGCTACGCCCCGAAGTTCTTCTCACGCACGACCAAGCACGGCATTCCGCTGGCGGCGCTCATCGTTACGACCATCATTTCGCTAGCCACGTTCGCCGCCTCGATTTTCGGCCAGAAGATCTACATGTGGCTCGTCGCGGCTTCAGGGCTCACCGGTTTCATCGCCTGGGTCGGCATCGCCATCAGCCATTTCCGTTTCCGTCGCGCGTTCATCAAGCAAGGCCACCAGCTTTCGGAGCTGAAGTACCACGCGAAGCTCTTCCCGCTCGGCCCGATCATCGCGCTCATTCTGTGCATCGTGGTCATCGGCGGGCAGAACATCGACGCGTTCGTCCATTGGGACTGGCAACAAATCGGCATCACCTACATCGGCTTGCCGTTGGTACTCATCCTCTACATCGGTTATAAGATCAAGTACCATACTCACATCATCCCGCTGGACGAAGTGGACGTCTCCCCAACCGAGATCTCAAAAGAGCATAAGAAAACAGCTATCTAA
- a CDS encoding glycerophosphodiester phosphodiesterase family protein has product MSHRSVSRQDVHNAVGKGRRSLLVRAAFAGLALAGAGIWAISPRSRQDRERHNVPSMPDVWYAHRGLHDAGSGLSAQYRKTDGGYINLARRMARKAGYGAGRENDERPIAPENSLAAFSAACEAGYGIELDLQLTADDKVVVVHDPDLLRVAGCPQRVADLTYDQLRHIPLFPNPSVYGDAKAEPLSQAELEAEKIMPLPQQSQYQHVPLFSDVLKVVDGRVPIIVEYKFEGNSWGARQRLLMESGDRLLRAYDGAYVVESFNPMAMRWYRQNHPEVFRGQLAVSSPFPIDRDVDLQANLHSLQRGVMPWIAGKLGFNWVSRPDFVAYDWHGGRSIQVRSARALGAVPVAWTPRSTEELEHCGRDFGYFIFEAFIPSED; this is encoded by the coding sequence ATGTCACATCGTTCAGTATCGCGTCAAGATGTACACAACGCTGTCGGGAAAGGTAGGCGATCGCTGCTCGTCCGTGCGGCGTTTGCCGGGTTGGCGCTTGCGGGCGCAGGTATCTGGGCCATATCGCCGAGGTCTCGCCAAGACCGTGAACGCCATAACGTGCCGTCCATGCCGGATGTCTGGTATGCGCATCGAGGCCTGCATGACGCCGGTTCTGGTCTGTCCGCGCAATATCGGAAAACCGATGGGGGATATATCAACCTCGCCCGTCGCATGGCCCGTAAGGCCGGGTATGGTGCGGGTCGGGAAAACGATGAGCGACCTATCGCCCCGGAAAACTCGCTTGCCGCTTTCTCCGCCGCCTGCGAAGCCGGATACGGCATCGAACTTGACCTGCAGCTCACTGCCGACGACAAGGTCGTGGTGGTTCATGACCCCGATCTGTTGCGTGTGGCCGGTTGCCCGCAACGTGTTGCCGATCTGACCTACGACCAATTGCGTCATATCCCGCTGTTCCCGAACCCGAGCGTATACGGGGATGCCAAGGCCGAACCTCTTTCTCAAGCCGAGCTGGAAGCCGAGAAGATCATGCCGTTGCCGCAGCAAAGCCAATACCAGCACGTCCCGCTGTTTTCCGACGTGCTGAAGGTCGTCGACGGCCGTGTGCCGATTATTGTCGAATACAAGTTCGAAGGCAATTCGTGGGGCGCTCGTCAGCGTTTGCTGATGGAAAGCGGCGACAGGCTGCTGCGCGCCTACGACGGAGCGTACGTAGTAGAGTCGTTCAATCCGATGGCCATGCGTTGGTATCGCCAGAACCATCCCGAGGTTTTCCGCGGACAGCTTGCCGTCTCATCGCCGTTCCCGATTGATCGTGATGTTGATTTGCAGGCGAATCTGCACTCGTTGCAGCGCGGCGTCATGCCTTGGATTGCGGGAAAGCTCGGTTTCAACTGGGTGTCACGACCGGATTTCGTGGCCTATGACTGGCATGGCGGCCGCTCGATTCAGGTGCGTTCGGCCCGTGCGTTGGGTGCCGTGCCGGTGGCTTGGACCCCGCGTAGCACCGAAGAGCTCGAGCATTGCGGTCGTGATTTCGGTTACTTTATTTTCGAGGCGTTCATACCGTCGGAAGACTGA
- a CDS encoding Type 1 glutamine amidotransferase-like domain-containing protein gives MAKMILASSVLPALRVLRRGLLGRHRDPASPKWRIAYIPAADDHELSRWFRPFVRLMMRLNGFRVHTIDLATTMRDELRHVLASSDVIWVGGGNSFHLLRELKRSGAGRVIASLVHDGTPYVGVSAGAVVTAPDISYIEPMDERGAVADGDTTGLNLVDFRVIPHLDHPFMGRAARLIASLERRQGHATHALKDAWTVVVNGAKVLVHRR, from the coding sequence ATGGCAAAGATGATATTGGCCTCCAGCGTCCTGCCGGCCCTGCGCGTGTTGCGGCGTGGATTGCTAGGCCGCCATCGTGACCCGGCGTCGCCGAAATGGCGGATTGCCTATATCCCCGCCGCCGATGACCACGAACTCAGCCGCTGGTTCCGGCCGTTTGTCCGCCTGATGATGAGACTCAACGGTTTCCGGGTTCACACCATCGATTTGGCGACGACGATGCGCGATGAGCTCAGACATGTGCTTGCCTCCTCGGACGTCATCTGGGTGGGTGGCGGCAACAGCTTTCATCTCCTGCGCGAACTCAAACGTAGCGGTGCCGGCCGTGTCATTGCGTCTCTGGTGCACGACGGCACACCCTACGTCGGTGTCTCGGCCGGTGCCGTCGTCACTGCTCCCGATATCAGCTATATCGAGCCGATGGACGAGCGCGGTGCCGTTGCCGATGGCGATACAACCGGTCTCAATCTGGTCGATTTCCGCGTCATCCCTCACCTCGATCATCCTTTCATGGGCCGGGCAGCCCGCCTCATCGCCTCGTTGGAGCGGCGGCAGGGACATGCCACGCATGCCCTCAAAGACGCGTGGACAGTGGTTGTCAACGGAGCCAAGGTGCTCGTCCACAGGCGTTGA
- the proC gene encoding pyrroline-5-carboxylate reductase — protein MTQNIHDITVGFIGFGNMAQGIAKGLVNGGVIDGSQIVANSGHFDKAQTAASAIGAKATHSAVETVAAADVVIVAVKPGQIETALADVLDELKGAGKFVISIAAGRNLDYYQRLLGDDAHVQCVIPNTPIEVGQGILVTENANTLADSQRETFEALFSSIALIERVDTPLMDIGSSVAGCAPAFTAIYIEALADAGVKYGLKRETAYRLAAKMTEGVGALYMATGTNPGAMKDAVCSPGGTTIKGVTELEKQGFRGAVISGVDAIQNG, from the coding sequence ATGACGCAGAACATACATGACATCACGGTGGGATTCATCGGCTTCGGCAACATGGCGCAAGGCATCGCCAAAGGTCTGGTCAACGGGGGAGTGATCGACGGATCGCAGATCGTCGCCAACTCCGGCCATTTCGACAAAGCGCAGACCGCCGCATCAGCCATCGGTGCCAAGGCCACCCATAGTGCCGTGGAAACGGTCGCAGCTGCCGATGTCGTCATCGTCGCCGTCAAGCCCGGTCAGATTGAAACGGCGCTCGCCGATGTTCTGGATGAGCTCAAAGGCGCAGGCAAATTCGTCATCTCCATTGCCGCAGGCCGCAACCTTGATTACTATCAAAGGCTTCTGGGCGATGATGCCCATGTGCAATGCGTGATTCCCAACACGCCCATCGAAGTCGGTCAGGGCATCCTTGTCACCGAAAACGCGAACACGCTCGCTGATTCCCAGCGTGAGACCTTCGAGGCGCTGTTCTCGTCGATCGCCTTGATCGAACGGGTCGACACCCCGCTGATGGACATCGGCTCGTCCGTGGCCGGCTGCGCGCCCGCCTTCACCGCCATCTACATCGAGGCGCTTGCCGACGCCGGCGTGAAATACGGCCTGAAGCGCGAGACCGCCTACCGTCTCGCCGCGAAGATGACCGAAGGTGTCGGGGCGCTTTACATGGCCACCGGCACCAATCCCGGTGCGATGAAGGACGCGGTCTGCTCGCCGGGCGGCACCACCATCAAAGGCGTCACCGAGCTGGAAAAGCAAGGCTTCCGCGGAGCGGTGATCTCCGGGGTCGACGCCATCCAGAACGGCTGA
- a CDS encoding beta-galactosidase small subunit, which produces MTDNVRIVIDEEMIGLHACGRDCLFDYRTGLVSLKTGGKEWLYSAPRPAFWRATTDNDRGNGFSCRSAQWVGADLFSTAGRPSLEVDGKPFVIPYTPADGSTGGQLYASVASLCYTFTTPTVPSTTVDVRYTLGAAGNLTVAVHYHGQKGLPELPAFGLRMVMPTPATGFTYFGLPGETYPDRLGAGKKQLVAVVGMPVAPYLVPQECGMHMDTDWVRVERETTLNNADAAIAPFSLTFACLDRPFAFSCLPYTPLELENATHQEELPPARRTVLTIYGAVRGVGGIDSWGAPVGEDCSISGEQDVRFAFEVKA; this is translated from the coding sequence ATGACCGATAACGTACGCATTGTCATCGATGAAGAGATGATCGGCCTGCATGCCTGCGGCCGCGATTGCCTGTTCGATTACCGCACCGGCCTGGTCTCTTTGAAAACCGGAGGCAAGGAATGGCTGTATAGCGCCCCGCGTCCGGCGTTCTGGAGAGCGACGACCGACAACGACCGAGGCAACGGGTTCTCATGCCGTTCGGCGCAATGGGTCGGTGCCGACCTGTTCAGCACGGCCGGGCGACCCAGCCTCGAAGTCGACGGCAAACCGTTCGTCATTCCCTACACCCCTGCGGACGGAAGCACGGGAGGACAGCTGTATGCCTCTGTTGCCTCGCTGTGTTATACGTTCACCACGCCGACCGTTCCGTCCACGACGGTGGATGTCCGCTATACGCTTGGTGCTGCGGGAAATCTGACGGTGGCAGTGCATTATCACGGCCAAAAAGGGCTGCCGGAACTGCCGGCTTTCGGGCTGCGTATGGTCATGCCGACGCCGGCCACCGGTTTCACCTACTTCGGTCTGCCGGGCGAGACCTATCCCGATCGGCTCGGTGCAGGCAAGAAACAGCTTGTCGCCGTCGTTGGCATGCCCGTCGCCCCATATCTGGTGCCCCAGGAATGCGGCATGCATATGGATACCGACTGGGTGCGTGTCGAACGGGAAACGACGCTCAACAACGCCGACGCCGCCATCGCGCCGTTCAGTCTCACCTTCGCCTGCCTTGACAGGCCTTTCGCGTTCAGCTGCCTGCCGTATACCCCGCTGGAACTCGAGAACGCCACCCATCAGGAGGAACTGCCTCCGGCAAGGCGGACGGTGCTGACGATATACGGAGCCGTCCGAGGCGTAGGCGGTATCGACAGTTGGGGCGCCCCCGTGGGTGAGGACTGTTCGATCAGCGGCGAGCAGGATGTGCGGTTCGCTTTCGAGGTCAAGGCGTAG
- a CDS encoding glycoside hydrolase family 2 TIM barrel-domain containing protein, translating to MEPSLTWLDEPQTFRVNELPAHSDHCCYANAKEAGERRSGLVRALDGEWQFALADSPQHIPDRFYSTDAPAERFGLIEVPGHIELSGHAQLQYTNTAYPWEGSVFRRPAYTTPPDDPQAGSFSEAPDNQVGLYRNTFVLGEQWASRPLHIRFEGVERAFYLWCNGQFVGYAEDSFTPSTFDLSPYAHVGENLIAVAVFRHCTASWIEDQDFFRFFGIFRPVSLLSLPETHVEDLDVRPVLKDDDHTGVLNVGARLTPVQNGSKVTMQLADCDGNVIVDETIDAQGETNWPACIVKNPHLWSHTNPYLYRLTLTVFNAEGEIVEVVPQAVGFRRIEIGADKVVRLNGKRLLLLGVNRHEWSATRGRAITQADMDADMATIRANHINAVRTCHYPDRLEWYRMCDEAGIYVMAETNMESHGTWQKLGGEDGSYNVPGSFPQWREMVIDRARTQYETLKNHPSILFWSLGNESYAGENIAAMNEYYKKTDPTRPVHYEGVVHNRKYEDRISDFESRMYATPADAAKYLEDDPKKPFVLCEYMHSMGNSVGGLRAYMDLFDRYPQYAGGFIWDFKDQAIEVTDSVTGRKVMRYGGDFDDRPTERQFSGDGLLFADGNEKPAMQAVNEEYGRYDR from the coding sequence ATGGAACCATCGTTGACATGGCTTGACGAGCCGCAGACGTTCAGAGTCAATGAATTGCCTGCGCATTCGGACCATTGCTGCTACGCAAATGCCAAGGAGGCCGGCGAACGGCGTTCCGGCCTCGTGCGTGCTCTGGACGGCGAATGGCAGTTCGCGCTCGCCGACAGCCCCCAACATATCCCGGACCGGTTCTATTCGACGGATGCACCGGCCGAACGTTTCGGTCTGATCGAGGTGCCGGGGCATATTGAGCTTTCCGGCCACGCGCAGCTGCAATATACCAACACCGCCTACCCCTGGGAGGGTTCCGTGTTCAGGCGCCCGGCCTATACGACTCCTCCGGACGATCCTCAAGCTGGCAGCTTCTCAGAGGCGCCCGACAATCAGGTGGGCCTCTATCGCAATACATTCGTTTTGGGCGAGCAATGGGCCAGTCGTCCGCTGCATATCCGTTTCGAGGGGGTGGAACGTGCGTTTTACCTGTGGTGCAACGGGCAATTCGTAGGGTATGCCGAGGATTCGTTCACTCCCAGCACTTTCGATCTGAGTCCGTATGCCCATGTCGGTGAGAACCTCATCGCCGTGGCGGTTTTCCGGCATTGCACGGCCAGCTGGATCGAGGATCAGGATTTCTTCCGTTTCTTCGGCATCTTCCGTCCGGTGAGCCTGTTGTCGCTTCCTGAAACGCATGTCGAGGATCTGGACGTCAGGCCGGTCCTGAAAGACGATGACCATACCGGTGTGCTCAACGTCGGTGCCAGGCTAACGCCGGTGCAAAACGGGTCCAAGGTGACGATGCAACTGGCCGATTGCGACGGCAACGTCATCGTCGACGAAACCATCGACGCGCAGGGGGAAACCAACTGGCCGGCTTGCATCGTTAAAAACCCGCATCTGTGGTCGCACACCAATCCCTACCTGTATCGTCTCACGCTCACCGTGTTCAATGCCGAAGGCGAGATTGTGGAGGTTGTGCCGCAGGCCGTGGGGTTCCGGCGCATCGAGATCGGCGCCGATAAGGTCGTTCGTCTCAACGGCAAACGCCTGCTCCTGCTCGGCGTCAACCGCCACGAATGGAGCGCCACGCGAGGCCGTGCCATCACGCAGGCGGATATGGACGCCGATATGGCTACCATCAGGGCGAACCATATCAACGCCGTGCGCACCTGCCATTACCCCGACCGGCTTGAATGGTACCGGATGTGCGACGAGGCCGGAATCTACGTGATGGCCGAAACGAATATGGAATCGCATGGCACCTGGCAGAAGCTCGGCGGCGAGGACGGCTCCTACAATGTGCCCGGCAGCTTCCCACAATGGCGTGAGATGGTCATCGACCGCGCCCGCACCCAGTACGAGACGCTCAAGAACCATCCCTCGATTCTCTTTTGGTCGCTCGGCAACGAATCCTACGCCGGCGAGAACATCGCGGCGATGAACGAGTATTACAAAAAGACCGATCCGACCAGACCGGTGCACTATGAAGGGGTCGTTCACAATCGCAAGTACGAGGACCGGATATCCGATTTCGAAAGCAGGATGTACGCGACGCCGGCGGACGCGGCCAAATATCTCGAAGACGACCCGAAGAAGCCGTTCGTCCTTTGCGAATACATGCACAGCATGGGCAATTCCGTCGGCGGTCTTCGCGCGTATATGGACCTGTTCGACCGCTACCCGCAATATGCCGGCGGCTTCATCTGGGACTTCAAGGACCAGGCCATCGAGGTTACCGATAGCGTCACCGGGCGCAAAGTGATGCGCTACGGCGGTGATTTCGACGATCGGCCCACCGAACGCCAGTTCTCCGGTGACGGGTTGCTGTTCGCCGATGGAAACGAAAAGCCCGCGATGCAGGCAGTGAACGAGGAGTATGGCAGATATGACCGATAA